From the genome of Bifidobacteriaceae bacterium:
TACATAGCCCCGGCCCTGCTCGGGGCGGGCGGTTTGGCCTCGTTGGGGCAATTGGGCATAGAGTCGGTGGACGGCGCTCTGCGCTGGCGCACCAGACACCTGGAGCGGATCGGGGACGACGTGTTCATTGAGGTCGGAAGGTAGCCATGTTCACAGGTTTGATCGAAGAGGTCGGGCGAGTCGTCGAGGCGACCCCGACCCGGTTGGGTGTCGAAAGCCGGACCGTCCTGGAGGACGCGAAACTGGGCGACTCGATCGCCGTCAACGGCGTCTGCCTGACCATCACCGACATAGACCAGGGCAGTTTCGGCGCGGACGTCATGGCGGAGACCCTCCGCCGCACCAATCTGGGCTCGCTGGCCCCCGGCCAGCCGGTCAACCTGGAGCGGGCGCTTCGGGCCGACGCCCGGCTGGGCGGCCACATTGTCCAGGGCCATGTGGACGGGGTGGGCGCTCTG
Proteins encoded in this window:
- a CDS encoding riboflavin synthase, which encodes MFTGLIEEVGRVVEATPTRLGVESRTVLEDAKLGDSIAVNGVCLTITDIDQGSFGADVMAETLRRTNLGSLAPGQPVNLERALRADARLGGHIVQGHVDGVGALAAREDGNLAFAAPASLAKYIARKGSIAINGVSLTVVAVDDAVFSVSLIPATLAGTNLGGLKVGDTVNLEVDIVAKYLERLVQR